In a genomic window of Primulina huaijiensis isolate GDHJ02 chromosome 10, ASM1229523v2, whole genome shotgun sequence:
- the LOC140986896 gene encoding LOW QUALITY PROTEIN: nuclear pore complex protein GP210 (The sequence of the model RefSeq protein was modified relative to this genomic sequence to represent the inferred CDS: inserted 5 bases in 4 codons; deleted 1 base in 1 codon; substituted 2 bases at 2 genomic stop codons): MLPFAPVLLYALLLLLHHAKSLSSSGPHVADVNILLPPKMTYPVEYRLQGSDGCFKWSWDHQDILSVFPEYNSSSRCSKSARLNSIAPYGGRKETAVYATDLNSGMVIRCKVYIDAISRIQIFHNSIKLDLDGLATLRVRAFDSEENVFSSLTGLRFSWRLMPEIDGFPHNLIHVPLKESPLSDCGGLCGDLDIEVKLEDSGVYSDLFVVKGTGIGHKIVSVHLLEPSFMHLEDKFVLTVAEAMSLDPPSRVFVHIDDVVNYNLKVIRNNSPHFVSLPSLFHQWSVLNSSVAQVESEIFKVHALDIGMTTVVVDDARVVGHMQTSSLHAVLPDSLLFFISLLSLHGDLSEGTRPILSVSRWYVVYGRQYLVEVNVFSPGPGAQEIYITESDDIEIHDSNEFWNIFPVSYAIINKPNYRILNANLCGLGRLTATLAYNSGDEMRIEVLKVVQEVMVCDEVKFTIKREIGASDSIILPWVPGVYQDLELEASGGCAMSSSDYKWFSSDVVAVSVSAFGIVQAKKPGKATIRAMSIFDSLNYDEVVVEVTLPSSMAMLPGFPVETSVGTYLHVSMTLKAPGGSYFYACDAFRYLVKWRTEGDESFINVIGTVGLVFPNKQEDVELKSLSHGPPCAWTLVYASNHGRSAVHATLTKENQHFDQTSIFPVVLKASSSIAAYLPLIVHQASNGNQFGGYWFDLVHAKSQNQLSNLDHLYLVPGTHMDIMLKGGPERWDQDIEYIGTVEGSDEHQLHVKDRVFIYQIPTSNGNAYRIVCESLGTFKLIFSXGNLVGKGHPLPAIAEVQLSFACSFPSTIVIKADEALNAPQILQSAVQANRTPVGIRVSPITVANGRRIRVSSVGISDSGKPFANSSSLDLRWELIGCQGMVFINDAYSSSTAKSSWERFLILKNSSGLCTICATVVSFIGSIGHHDFTRMPESSMNNLTYSIQLQLVSTLRVSLEFSLLFFSYDARLNFSISGGSCFLDTMVNDTQIVGIIQKTPAHHCQHLMLAPKSLGSALVTVHDIGLVPPLVASSEVQVADIEWLNITTGEYISIMEGNMQSLHFLAGVGEGWSFDSSEFIYMNIRVHIEDDMVELVEDYDFAFVGDGYVHAPNFTIRSTHLGVTTIHLSTVQHSGLEIVSEPVKVKIYAPPRIHPSDIFLVPGASFVLSVXGVPKLGTHAQYASIDGLTAGVHKSSGRLSAISPGNSTVVVTIYNTGDFLRCQEYGSVKVGISPSAILNVQSEQLAVXMQIHSSLSEGNLFSFYGLCKYFNWTXGRKKILNFHVANQAPEVEHDGLRNILSGSLNKKKSSFXQIMYGLSAGKTNVTVSFSCDTRLSNSFSKSVFYSASRLLWVVSDLPLALGSPMIWILPPHYTSSDLLPLFSHGYNKRDPQSDKLAIAYSLLGHYNRKTEEVQDAAIHIKGAKIITKGFDNLVCIQAKERSTERTEVASCVKITEVAQIRIVTDEFPVHALPMGAQLDIPIKYHDALGNTFHEAHNVTLLEAETNNPYVISIDSSYQNGGIHILAKSQGVALLQISFINNPQKSEYVLISVGPLLYPHNPIMHQGTSLNFGIKGFGDSNSGQWFSGNASIVSVERLSGKAEAIRAGQTHVNFKSSSLHLSTQFTVLETNTVLVEPPKXVLTNVPFQLKGYAFTLKFSDAYSDLHEAVGNNILSLFECAVDPPHIGFSKPWKDLDTDNLYCLFFPYSPEHLARSTPNLGDTGHHTSVSVRASLKGNHHISCSASAVFIGGFTVLEMGQHSLHLNMTPESNKRIVTIIGNTDIKINWCDRDRLSIRPIREGVDSGERKHVRYEVKVLGGESFEDQLILSLPATGQSVEIYVSFEVEERKAVVKTAVVTSWIGVVTIFFLLILNVTFLIYCLDKPDRSEPIIRSGTPSVEAPVTPDRSSPAVVNDQSPRTPQPFIDYVRGILDETPYYRQDFRGRINPQNTY, encoded by the exons ATGCTACCATTTGCTCCAGTTCTGCTTTATGCTCTCCTCCTGCTGCTGCATCATGCGAAATCGTTGTCGAGCTCCGGCCCTCACGTTGCCGATGTTAACATACTCTTGCCTCCCAAAATGACTTACCCAGTTGAATACAGACTTCAAGGCAGCGACGGTTGCTTCAAATG GTCATGGGATCACCAAGACATTTTATCTGTGTTTCCGGAGTACAATTCGAGTAGTCGTTGCTCGAAGAGTGCCCGATTGAATTCCATTGCTCCATATGGCGGGAGAAAGGAGACTGCTGTTTACGCAACTGATTTGAACTCTGGAATGGTGATTCGCTGCAAGGTTTACATTGACGCTATCTCGAGGATCCAGATATTTCATAACTCCATCAAGCTTGACCTCGACGGGTTGGCTACTCTTCGTGTTCGGGCCTTTGATAGTGAAG AAAATGTATTTTCCTCATTGACGGGCCTGCGATTCAGTTGGCGACTGATGCCTGAAATTGATGGATTTCCTCATAACCTTATCCATGTTCCTTTGAAGGAATCTCCATTGAGCGATTGTGGTGGCTTGTGTGGCGACTTGGACATCGAGGTTAAGCTTGAAGACAGTGGTGTATATTCGGATCTGTTTGTAGTGAAAGGCACTGGAATTGGTCATAAGATAGTTTCTGTTCATTTGCTAGAACCATCATTCATGCATTTGGAAGATAAATTTGTTTTGACTGTTGCAGAAGCAATGTCATTGGATCCTCCATCACGTGTTTTTGTTCATATCGATGATGTTGTCAATTACAATCTGAAGGTTATTCGTAATAATAGTCCACATTTCGTAAGTTTGCCCTCTCTTTTCCATCAATGGTCAGTTTTGAATTCTTCAGTTGCTCAGGTGGAGAGCGaaatttttaaagttcatgcattggACATAGGGATGACCACAGTCGTTGTTGATGATGCTAGGGTTGTTGGGCACATGCAGACATCATCTCTTCATGCCGTCTTGCCTGATTCTTTGTTGTTTTTTATATCCCTTCTATCTCTACACGGAGATCTTTCTGAGGGCACTAGGCCCATTCTCTCTGTATCACGCTGGTATGTTGTTTATGGCAGACAATATCTCGTTGAGGTGAACGTTTTCTCGCCGGGACCTGGGGCACAAGAAATTTACATAACAGAAAGCGATGATATTGAAATTCATGATAGCAATGAGTTCTGGAATATTTTTCCAGTATCATATGCTATAATAAACAAACCGAATTATAGAATCCTTAATGCAAATTTATGTGGATTGGGAAGGCTGACTGCAACTTTGGCTTACAACAGTGGAGATGAAATGAGAATAGAAGTTCTTAAGGTTGTTCAAGAAGTCATGGTCTGTGATGAAGTTAAATTCACGATTAAACGAGAGATTGGTGCTTCCGACAGTATTATCCTCCCGTGGGTCCCTGGTGTGTATCAGGATTTGGAGTTGGAAGCAAGTGGAGGTTGCGCAATGTCTTCCAGTGACTATAAATGGTTTTCGTCAGATGTGGTTGCTGTGTCTGTTTCGGCTTTTGGAATTGTTCAGGCAAAAAAGCCAGGAAAAGCAACTATCCGAGCAATGTCTATCTTTGATTCATTGAATTATGATGAAGTGGTTGTTGAAGTTACGTTGCCCTCTTCAATGGCTATGCTTCCTGGATTTCCTGTGGAGACTTCTGTTGGAACATATCTTCATGTTTCTATGACACTAAAGGCACCAGGTGGATCCTACTTCTATGCATGTGATGCTTTCAGGTATTTGGTGAAATGGAGAACTGAAGGtga tgaGTCTTTTATAAATGTCATTGGAACTGTTGGTTTAGTTTTTCCAAACAAGCAGGAAGATGTTGAACTCAAATCCTTATCACATGGTCCTCCATGTGCTTGGACCCTTGTTTATGCATCTAATCATGGTCGCTCTGCGGTGCATGCAACATTGACTAAAGAAAATCAACATTTTGACCAGACTAGTATATTCCCCGTTGTTTTGAAAGCGTCTTCTAGTATTGCAGCATATTTACCTCTCATAGTGCATCAGGCGAGCAATGGGAACCAGTTTGGTGGTTATTGGTTTGACTTAGTTCACGCCAAGTCACAGAATCAGTTAAGTAATTTGGATCATCTATATCTTGTCCCTGGGACACACATGGATATAATGTTAAAAGGGGGACCAGAAAGGTGGGATCAAGATATTGAATATATTGGAACGGTGGAAGGTTCAGATGAACATCAATTGCATGTGAAAGATAGAGTGTTCATTTATCAAATACCAACCAGCAATGGTAATGCATACAGAATAGTATGTGAAAGTTTGGGGACTTTTAAACTCATTTTTA GTGGTAACTTAGTTGGAAAAGGTCATCCTTTGCCTGCTATAGCGGAAGTACAGTTATCATTTGCATGTAGTTTTCCATCTACCATTGTAATAAAAGCTGATGAAGCTTTGAATGCACCTCAAATTTTACAATCTGCTGTTCAGGCTAACCGTACACCAGTAGGAATTCGTGTATCTCCAATTACAGTTGCCAATGGACGGAGAATACGAGTGTCCTCAGTTGGTATTAGTGATTCTGGAAAACCATTTGCAAATTCATCTTCTCTCGATTTAAGGTGGGAACTTATTGGATGTCAAGGGATGGTATTTATAAATGATGCCTACAGTTCATCAACAGCAAAATCCAGTTGGGAGAGATttttaatcttgaaaaattCATCTGGACTGTGCACCATTTGCGCTACGGTTGTTTCCTTCATCGGTTCTATTGGCCATCATGATTTTACCAGGATGCCTGAAAGTTCAATGAATAATCTGACATATTCAATCCAACTGCAACTCGTTTCTACTCTTAGAGTTAGTCTAGAGTTTAGCTTGTTGTTTTTCAGTTATGATGCCAGGTTGAATTTCTCAATCAGTGGAGGGAGCTGCTTCTTGGATACTATGGTAAATGATACTCAAATTGTGGGCATTATACAAAAAACTCCAGCTCATCATTGTCAACATTTAATGTTGGCTCCTAAAAGCTTGGGGTCTGCACTTGTGACTGTTCATGATATTGGTCTTGTTCCTCCACTTGTTGCATCTTCTGAAGTCCAAGTTGCAGATATTGAGTGGCTAAATATTACAACTGGAGAATATATAAGCATCATGGAAGGAAATATGCAGTCTCTACATTTTTTGGCCGGGGTTGGGGAGGGGTGGAGCTTTGACTCTTCTGAGTTCATTTACATGAATATCCGTGTTCATATTGAAGACGATATGGTTGAGCTTGTGGAGGATTATGATTTTGCATTTGTGGGAGATGGGTATGTGCATGCGCCGAATTTCACCATCCGCAGTACTCATCTTGGGGTGACAACTATTCATCTTAGTACTGTCCAACATTCTGGACTTGAAATTGTGAGCGAA CCAGTCAAAGTGAAAATCTATGCCCCACCAAGAATACATCCCAGTGATATATTCCTAGTACCCGGTGCATCTTTTGTGCTCTCTGTATGAGGTGTTCCTAAACTCGGTACACATGCTCAATATGCGAGTATAGACGGTCTGACTGCAGGGGTTCACAAGTCTTCAGGCCGACTCTCAGCCATTTCTCCTGGGAACAGTACAGTAGTTGTCACAATATACAATACTGGTGATTTCTTGCGTTGTCAAGAATACGGCTCTGTTAAAGTTGGGATTTCTCCTTCAGCGATTCTGAATGTTCAGAGTGAACAACTTGCTGT GATGCAAATACATTCTTCTCTGTCGGAAGgaaatttattttccttttacGGGCTTTGTAAATATTTCAATTGGA GTGGAAGAAAGAAGATTCTGAATTTTCATGTGGCAAATCAAGCACCAGAAGTAGAGCATGACGGTTTAAGAAATATTCTTTCTGGTTCCTTGAACAAGAAAAAGAGTAGCT ATCAAATTATGTATGGATTATCTGCTGGCAAGACAAATGTTACTGTTTCTTTCTCCTGTGATACCagattatcgaattcattttcAAAGTCTGTGTTTTATAGTGCATCTAGATTACTGTGGGTGGTCTCTGATCTTCCACTTGCTCTTGGATCACCAATGATCTGGATCCTTCCTCCTCATTATACATCATCAGATTTATTACCTTTATTTTCTCATGGGTACAACAAAAGGGATCCACAAAGTGATAAACTGGCAATTGCGTATTCTCTGTTAGGGCATTACAATAGGAAGACTGAGGAGGTGCAGGATGCTGCAATACATATCAAAGGTGCTAAAATCATAACAAAGGGATTTGACAATCTTGTGTGCATCCAAGCGAAAGAAAGGTCTACTGAGAGAACTGAGGTTGCTTCTTGTGTGAAGATTACCGAGGTTGCTCAAATAAGAATTGTGACAGATGAGTTTCCTGTCCACGCGCTACCCATGGGTGCACAGCTTGATATTCCAATCAAATATCACGATGCTCTTGGAAATACATTTCACGAGGCTCATAATGTTACGCTGTTGGAAGCTGAAACCAACAATCCTTATGTTATCTCAATTGACAGCAGCTATCAAAATGGGGGCATCCATATTCTAGCAAAAAGCCAAGGGGTAGCCCTTTTACAGATATCCTTCATCAATAATCCTCAGAAATCAGAATATGTTCTGATTTCTGTCGGGCCACTCTTATATCCTCATAATCCAATCATGCACCAAGGAACCAGCCTTAATTTTGGCATTAAGGGCTTCGGGGATTCAAATTCAGGCCAGTGGTTTAGTGGCAATGCGAGTATTGTATCTGTGGAGAGACTATCTGGAAAAGCTGAAGCTATACGAGCAGGTCAAACCCATGTTAACTTCAAGAGTTCAAGTTTGCATCTTAGCACTCAGTTTACTGTGTTGGAGACAAATACTGTGTTGGTTGAGCCTCCAAAATAGGTACTTACAAATGTGCCATTTCAACTGAAGGGATACGCCTTCACATTAAAATTTAGTGATGCTTACTCGGACCTTCATGAAGCTGTCGGAAACAACATTCTATCCTTGTTTGAGTGTGCAGTCGACCCTCCTCACATTGGATTTTCTAAGCCATGGAAGGATCTTGACACTGATAATCTGTATTGCTTGTTTTTCCCTTATTCTCCAGAACATTTGGCACGATCAACTCCCAACTTGGGAGATACCGGACATCATACATCAGTTTCTGTCAGAGCTTCACTCAAAGGAAACCATCATATTTCTTGTTCTGCATCCGCTGTTTTTATTGGTGGCTTTACCGTACTTGAAATGGGCCAACATTCATTGCATCTTAACATGACACCAGAATCAAACAAGAGGATTGTAACCATTATCGGGAATACCGATATCAAGATCAATTGGTGTGACAGGGATCGCCTTTCCATTAGACCCATCAGGGAGGGGGTAGATTCCGGGGAACGGAAGCATGTGCGATATGAGGTCAAAGTTCTTGGAGGCGAGAGTTTTGAAGATCAACTCATCCTCTCACTCCCAGCAACGGGCCAAAGTGTTGAAATTTATGTTAGTTTTGAAGTTGAGGAGAGAAAAGCAGTGGTCAAAACAGCAGTTGTCACTTCATGGATTGGTGTAGTGACTATTTTCTTCTTATTGATATTAAATGTGACATTCCTGATATATTGCCTTGACAAACCTGATAGATCAGAACCCATTATTCGTTCTGGCACCCCAAGCGTGGAAGCACCTGTCACTCCTGACCGATCTAGCCCTGCCGTTGTAAATGATCAATCTCCTCGGACACCACAGCCGTTCATAGACTATGTTCGGGGGATATTGGATGAAACTCCATATTACAGGCAAGACTTCAGGGGGAGAATCAATCCTCAAAATACATATTAG
- the LOC140986132 gene encoding serine/threonine-protein kinase D6PKL1-like isoform X1: MPYDTMESLVEDINSLQMNSNSITNIEYNSSVTGTSRPPHPPSRKPYPYEGKSSGSPAITAKQETSRTSIPTISGIVLNGSYKSLHSDMLENGDRGRFDKLKEKIRGPCDIDNESGQDNAQKQDLILASKRNDGKNHNSNGLLESVDFTSSRAIGDIDLLNEYLPSKSGINNCPSPQNSFYSATQYTEAKQSFTNTEVSERASSEEKSGESGEVSNSCDYVGSRKTSIRCSTGSDVSDESSSSSFHSAAYKPHKANDTMWEAIQVVRSHNNGVLELKNFRVFKRLGGGDIGTVHLAELIGTRCCFAIKVMDKEVLASRKKLLRAQTEKEILQSLDHPFLPTLYAHFETEKLSFLVMEFCPGGDLHALRQRQPGKFFPEHAARFYVAEVLLALEYLHMLGIVYRDLKPENVLVREDGHIMLSDFDLSLRCAVSPTLVKSSNINLESKSSGFCIEPSCVIQPSCIQPSCFGPRFLSKPKKEKKTKQRSEISNQASALPELMAEPTSARSMSFVGTHEYLAPEIIKGEGHGSAVDWWTFGIFLYELLFGRTPFKGAGNRATLFNVVGQPLRFPESPTVSFAARDLIRGLLVKEPQHRLAYRRGATEIKQHPFFQNVNWALIRCASPPDIPPPFLMQDGRAPAAAPAPSKGHGVDVKPSGNYYEIDFF; the protein is encoded by the exons ATGCCGTATGACACTATGGAATCACTTGTTGAGGACATTAATTCCTTACAGATGAATTCCAATTCCATCACTAACATCGAGTATAATTCTTCTGTAACTGGGACTAGTCGTCCTCCTCATCCCCCATCTAGAAAACCGTATCCATACGAAGGGAAATCATCCGGATCTCCTGCGATAACTGCAAAACAAGAGACTAGTAGAACCTCTATTCCGACTATCTCAGGGATCGTTTTAAATGGCTCTTATAAATCGCTCCATTCCGATATGCTGGAAAATGGAGACCGAGGTAGATTCGACAAACTAAAAGAGAAAATTCGAGGCCCTTGTGATATAGATAATGAATCAGGACAAGATAATGCTCAGAAGCAGGATTTAATTTTGGCTTCAAAAAGAAATGATGGCAAGAATCACAACTCCAATGGCCTTTTGGAATCGGTAGATTTTACTTCGTCTCGGGCAATAGGAGATATTGATCTTTTAAACGAGTACTTGCCTTCTAAATCTGGAATCAACAATTGCCCTAGTCCTCAAAATAGTTTTTACTCGGCCACACAGTACACGGAAGCCAAACAAAGCTTCACCAACACTGAAGTGAGTGAACGTGCCAGCAGTGAGGAGAAGTCTGGTGAAAGTGGGGAAGTCAGCAACTCGTGTGATTATGTTGGGAGTAGGAAGACTAGCATCAGATGCAGCACTGGTAGTGATGTTAGTGATGAGAGCAGCTCTAGTAGTTTTCACAGTGCAGCATACAAACCGCACAAAGCAAATGATACAATGTGGGAAGCTATTCAAGTTGTCAGATCTCACAATAATGGGGTGTTAGAGTTGAAAAATTTTAGGGTTTTCAAGAGATTGGGAGGTGGAGATATAGGCACTGTTCATCTGGCGGAATTGATAGGCACAAGATGCTGTTTCGCTATCAAAGTGATGGATAAGGAAGTTTTGGCGAGTAGAAAGAAGCTTCTTAGGGCTCAGACAGAGAAAGAAATTCTGCAATCTTTGGATCACCCTTTTCTCCCCACCTTGTATGCGCACTTCGAGACAGAGAAATTATCATTCTTGGTGATGGAATTCTGTCCTGGCGGAGATTTGCACGCGCTTCGACAAAGACAGCCTGGGAAGTTTTTTCCTGAGCATGCTGCCAG GTTTTATGTTGCTGAAGTCCTCCTTGCTTTAGAATATCTACACATGCTTGGGATCGTTTACAGAGATCTTAAACCTGAAAATGTTTTGGTTAGGGAAGATGGACATATAATGCTTTCAGATTTTGATCTCTCCTTGCGATGTGCTGTGAGCCCTACTCTAGTGAAGTCCTCGAATATTAACTTGGAGTCGAAGAGCTCTGGATTCTGCATCGAGCCATCATGTGTCATCCAGCCATCTTGTATCCAACCTTCATGTTTTGGACCACGTTTCTTAAGCAAGcccaaaaaagaaaagaaaaccaaaCAAAGGAGTGAAATATCCAATCAAGCCTCTGCTCTTCCAGAACTGATGGCTGAACCCACCAGCGCTCGATCCATGTCATTTGTGGGCACGCACGAATATCTTGCACCTGAAATTATCAAAGGCGAAGGCCATGGTAGTGCAGTGGATTGGTGGACATTTGGGATCTTTTTATATGAGCTTTTGTTTGGAAGAACACCTTTTAAGGGGGCAGGGAACAGGGCCACATTGTTTAACGTTGTTGGACAGCCATTGAGATTTCCGGAGTCACCTACTGTTAGCTTTGCTGCCAGAGATTTGATCAGAGGCTTACTTGTAAAAGAGCCTCAGCATCGGCTTGCATACAGGCGTGGTGCAACCGAAATCAAACAACATCCATTTTTTCAGAATGTGAATTGGGCTCTTATACGTTGTGCAAGTCCTCCAGACATTCCACCACCATTCTTGATGCAAGATGGGAGGGCACCAGCAGCAGCACCGGCACCCTCGAAGGGGCATGGTGTTGATGTGAAGCCTTCGGGTAATTACTATGAGATTGATTTCTTTTGa
- the LOC140986132 gene encoding serine/threonine-protein kinase D6PKL1-like isoform X2: MNSNSITNIEYNSSVTGTSRPPHPPSRKPYPYEGKSSGSPAITAKQETSRTSIPTISGIVLNGSYKSLHSDMLENGDRGRFDKLKEKIRGPCDIDNESGQDNAQKQDLILASKRNDGKNHNSNGLLESVDFTSSRAIGDIDLLNEYLPSKSGINNCPSPQNSFYSATQYTEAKQSFTNTEVSERASSEEKSGESGEVSNSCDYVGSRKTSIRCSTGSDVSDESSSSSFHSAAYKPHKANDTMWEAIQVVRSHNNGVLELKNFRVFKRLGGGDIGTVHLAELIGTRCCFAIKVMDKEVLASRKKLLRAQTEKEILQSLDHPFLPTLYAHFETEKLSFLVMEFCPGGDLHALRQRQPGKFFPEHAARFYVAEVLLALEYLHMLGIVYRDLKPENVLVREDGHIMLSDFDLSLRCAVSPTLVKSSNINLESKSSGFCIEPSCVIQPSCIQPSCFGPRFLSKPKKEKKTKQRSEISNQASALPELMAEPTSARSMSFVGTHEYLAPEIIKGEGHGSAVDWWTFGIFLYELLFGRTPFKGAGNRATLFNVVGQPLRFPESPTVSFAARDLIRGLLVKEPQHRLAYRRGATEIKQHPFFQNVNWALIRCASPPDIPPPFLMQDGRAPAAAPAPSKGHGVDVKPSGNYYEIDFF; this comes from the exons ATGAATTCCAATTCCATCACTAACATCGAGTATAATTCTTCTGTAACTGGGACTAGTCGTCCTCCTCATCCCCCATCTAGAAAACCGTATCCATACGAAGGGAAATCATCCGGATCTCCTGCGATAACTGCAAAACAAGAGACTAGTAGAACCTCTATTCCGACTATCTCAGGGATCGTTTTAAATGGCTCTTATAAATCGCTCCATTCCGATATGCTGGAAAATGGAGACCGAGGTAGATTCGACAAACTAAAAGAGAAAATTCGAGGCCCTTGTGATATAGATAATGAATCAGGACAAGATAATGCTCAGAAGCAGGATTTAATTTTGGCTTCAAAAAGAAATGATGGCAAGAATCACAACTCCAATGGCCTTTTGGAATCGGTAGATTTTACTTCGTCTCGGGCAATAGGAGATATTGATCTTTTAAACGAGTACTTGCCTTCTAAATCTGGAATCAACAATTGCCCTAGTCCTCAAAATAGTTTTTACTCGGCCACACAGTACACGGAAGCCAAACAAAGCTTCACCAACACTGAAGTGAGTGAACGTGCCAGCAGTGAGGAGAAGTCTGGTGAAAGTGGGGAAGTCAGCAACTCGTGTGATTATGTTGGGAGTAGGAAGACTAGCATCAGATGCAGCACTGGTAGTGATGTTAGTGATGAGAGCAGCTCTAGTAGTTTTCACAGTGCAGCATACAAACCGCACAAAGCAAATGATACAATGTGGGAAGCTATTCAAGTTGTCAGATCTCACAATAATGGGGTGTTAGAGTTGAAAAATTTTAGGGTTTTCAAGAGATTGGGAGGTGGAGATATAGGCACTGTTCATCTGGCGGAATTGATAGGCACAAGATGCTGTTTCGCTATCAAAGTGATGGATAAGGAAGTTTTGGCGAGTAGAAAGAAGCTTCTTAGGGCTCAGACAGAGAAAGAAATTCTGCAATCTTTGGATCACCCTTTTCTCCCCACCTTGTATGCGCACTTCGAGACAGAGAAATTATCATTCTTGGTGATGGAATTCTGTCCTGGCGGAGATTTGCACGCGCTTCGACAAAGACAGCCTGGGAAGTTTTTTCCTGAGCATGCTGCCAG GTTTTATGTTGCTGAAGTCCTCCTTGCTTTAGAATATCTACACATGCTTGGGATCGTTTACAGAGATCTTAAACCTGAAAATGTTTTGGTTAGGGAAGATGGACATATAATGCTTTCAGATTTTGATCTCTCCTTGCGATGTGCTGTGAGCCCTACTCTAGTGAAGTCCTCGAATATTAACTTGGAGTCGAAGAGCTCTGGATTCTGCATCGAGCCATCATGTGTCATCCAGCCATCTTGTATCCAACCTTCATGTTTTGGACCACGTTTCTTAAGCAAGcccaaaaaagaaaagaaaaccaaaCAAAGGAGTGAAATATCCAATCAAGCCTCTGCTCTTCCAGAACTGATGGCTGAACCCACCAGCGCTCGATCCATGTCATTTGTGGGCACGCACGAATATCTTGCACCTGAAATTATCAAAGGCGAAGGCCATGGTAGTGCAGTGGATTGGTGGACATTTGGGATCTTTTTATATGAGCTTTTGTTTGGAAGAACACCTTTTAAGGGGGCAGGGAACAGGGCCACATTGTTTAACGTTGTTGGACAGCCATTGAGATTTCCGGAGTCACCTACTGTTAGCTTTGCTGCCAGAGATTTGATCAGAGGCTTACTTGTAAAAGAGCCTCAGCATCGGCTTGCATACAGGCGTGGTGCAACCGAAATCAAACAACATCCATTTTTTCAGAATGTGAATTGGGCTCTTATACGTTGTGCAAGTCCTCCAGACATTCCACCACCATTCTTGATGCAAGATGGGAGGGCACCAGCAGCAGCACCGGCACCCTCGAAGGGGCATGGTGTTGATGTGAAGCCTTCGGGTAATTACTATGAGATTGATTTCTTTTGa
- the LOC140986133 gene encoding U-box domain-containing protein 45-like, giving the protein MEAAMVEALLFGDAETRVLAARDIGKLNKKQKQSLAEKGVVSSLVLMLHTTQDYESMQAALFALLNLAYGSERSKVLIAKSGAIPAILKIMQWENESLLELALAALLILSSCTANKLEIASSGAIQLLFQLLDLQFPNCNTISHQAKLDILSTLNNLSTSLQIIPTIVLSGGLIYLLQLIYESERSSDLAEKSMALVEAIVSSSDIALNQVSETGGMIQVLVEAVEEGSAATKEHAVGILVLICKSCKERYRGMILREGAVPGLLQLSVDGTWLAKEKAKALLLLLRDRSGGGSSKIQQSKNVMFEEVMREIDRRERAGTSTQLVEEMIAKLRT; this is encoded by the exons ATGGAAGCAGCCATGGTGGAAGCCCTTCTATTCGGTGACGCAGAGACTCGGGTTTTGGCTGCCAGAGATATTGGCAAGCTTAACAAGAAGCAAAAGCAGAGTTTAGCCGAAAAAGGAGTGGTTTCTTCCTTGGTTTTGATGCTTCATACTACACAAGATTATGAATCCATGCAAGCTGCACTCTTTGCTCTGCTTAATCTTGCCTATGGAAGTGAAAG GAGCAAAGTTCTAATTGCTAAATCTGGTGCTATACCAGCTATTCTGAAAATCATGCAATGGGAGAACGAGTCGCTGCTAGAGCTCGCATTGGCAGCTTTGCTGATCCTCTCTTCTTGCACGGCAAACAAGCTTGAAATCGCATCATCTGGGGCGATTCAACTTCTCTTCCAACTCCTAGACTTGCAATTTCCAAACTGCAATACCATTAGCCATCAGGCCAAGCTCGATATCTTGTCCACGTTGAACAATCTCTCCACGTCCCTGCAGATCATCCCAACTATTGTGCTGTCAGGTGGCCTGATTTATTTGCTCCAGCTAATTTATGAGTCTGAAAGATCATCAGACTTGGCTGAGAAATCTATGGCATTGGTCGAAGCAATTGTCTCCTCATCAGATATTGCCCTTAATCAG GTTTCTGAAACTGGAGGAATGATCCAGGTTTTGGTGGAGGCAGTGGAGGAGGGATCAGCTGCCACCAAGGAACACGCAGTGGGGATTCTAGTGTTGATATGCAAAAGCTGCAAGGAGAGATACAGAGGAATGATTTTGAGAGAAGGTGCGGTACCGGGGCTGCTACAGTTGAGCGTCGATGGTACATGGCTGGCCAAAGAAAAGGCGAAAGCTTTGCTTTTGCTGCTTAGAGATCGCTCCGGTGGAGGTTCTTCGAAGATTCAGCAATCCAAGAATGTGATGTTCGAAGAGGTAATGAGGGAGATCGATAGAAGAGAGAGGGCGGGGACATCAACTCAGTTGGTAGAGGAGATGATTGCGAAACTTAGGACATGA